The bacterium genomic interval AGAGGATAAGTAGTAAGCTTTGCTTGGCGTAAGACCCCTTCTTTAGTGACAAAATAAAGTAAACGCTCATCCAAATATCCGGCCATAACCTGGCCACTTTCTGACACGTAAAAGCAATTATTATGACTCCCTATATGCCCCCAAAAAACGTCTCTCCACAAGACCTCTTTCTTTTCGACATCGTATAAAGTGCCACTGTCTGTAAACACATATTTCCCGTGGGGTGATATGACAGCAAAAAAAGTTTGCCAGGGGCCACTTTCCCAAACTTTTCCAACTTTGTTTTCAGAAATTTTCCAAATCTCCAACTCCCCTGCCTCATCAGCATCAGGAATCACCAATAAGTACCTACCATCGGCTGAAAACTGAGGTCCGCCTCTTCCCTCAAACTCTCCGATAAGTCTCTGCTGACTATTAAAGATAAGAAGTTTATTTGTATAATCGTCAAAGGCAAGGGATATCGCCACATAATTCTTATTAGAAATAGCTGCTGCAGTATAAATAACCCTCTTTTTATACTCTTCGCTGAATCTCTTTTGCCAAAGCATCTTGCCTTCTTCATCAAAAAGATAAAGATCGCCCTCTTTATTGGCAACTAAAATCATGCTTTCATCTATATTAATACTACTGCTTTCTTCAAATACTCCAGGAATTCTCTTTTTCCACAGCAGATTGTTATCTTCTGATAACTCCGCGTTTGCCGCTAAAGGTTGAATTATAGAAAAGATATACCCCACGACAAGAAATACCCTTGAAATAATCTTAAGCATCCTCTCTTCCTTCCCTGCCCCAAGATTGCTCCCCTGAAATTGAGTTGGCTCAACCTGGGAGCAATCCTGGGTGCCACTACTTTTACATTTATCCTCCCTATTGTCACATCCTTAATGCTCTAATCTTCTAATTCTATTTGGTCTGATTAATACCACCCATACCTATGCCTCATATATTCTTCAAAATCCTCTATTGTTTGCACTTGCTGGGACGGTGCTTGCGTTTGTTCCCAATTTAGCCCGTGGACAGCCGGATTAGCATAACAAAACCCGT includes:
- a CDS encoding WD40 repeat domain-containing protein, whose product is MLKIISRVFLVVGYIFSIIQPLAANAELSEDNNLLWKKRIPGVFEESSSINIDESMILVANKEGDLYLFDEEGKMLWQKRFSEEYKKRVIYTAAAISNKNYVAISLAFDDYTNKLLIFNSQQRLIGEFEGRGGPQFSADGRYLLVIPDADEAGELEIWKISENKVGKVWESGPWQTFFAVISPHGKYVFTDSGTLYDVEKKEVLWRDVFWGHIGSHNNCFYVSESGQVMAGYLDERLLYFVTKEGVLRQAKLTTYPLAGAAISDDGKFVATLEYKGKTEPELIITSYDGEWGKYLWGRRLIKAYKNRLLPHVEMSSNGDYILVSVSSESVSGENVFLMNNSGEIVQKLRIDCPVETVVTWPDDKKRIWRILGRKINSTVSPPYAEIYLFEYSLKEEED